A stretch of Babesia bigemina genome assembly Bbig001, chromosome : III DNA encodes these proteins:
- a CDS encoding protein prenyltransferase alpha subunit repeat domain containing protein, putative, with amino-acid sequence MDDNIPQILENEGVVHAVLSENLGYPCDRFIPDYELLHDANCWEDIESELEQGATADDELFEIKSDRTDRQLSLYLSHLMERGEHSSRGIYVASIAIKHNPANYTAWAYRMECAETLQLSLADEMDFARKIAYESPKSYQAWQYRRRLCELHDDPYNEPEYVKLEIASSPKNHCAWSHITWLMTHFDMDRDKLHKELEFVAFLLDSDVYNNTAWVYKSFLLNNYGHMLEDTTHVQAYVSDLRRMLASPWNESLSQYLVATYTMLDRKHNGCLHLDSCIHGCLGDLAACSVAAIDSRSETTPALLTLKREVLRDKEHITHMLNICDPLQL; translated from the exons ATGGATGATAATATACCGCAGATTCTCGAGAACGAAGGTGTAGTACACGCCGTTCTGTCGGAGAATCTAGGTTACCCGTGCGATCGATTTATTCCAGACTACGAGCTTCTGCATGATGCCAATTGTTGGGAAGATATCGAAAGCGAGCTCGAGCAGGGTGCCACAGCAGATGACGAATTATTCGAGATTAAGTCTGACCGCACAG ATCGCCAGCTTTCGCTCTACCTATCGCATCTCATGGAACGTGGCGAACATAGTTCTCGAGGAATATATGTAGCATCTATTGCTATAAAGCACAACCCTGCAAACTATACTGCGTGGGCGTATCGCATGGAATGCGCAGAAACGCTGCAGTTGTCGCTGGCTGACGAAATGG ATTTTGCTCGGAAGATTGCGTACGAGTCGCCCAAATCATACCAG GCGTGGCAATACCGGAGGCGCCTGTGCGAGCTGCATGATGACCCTTACAACGAGCCTGAGTATGTCAAACTAGAGATAGCATCGTCGCCCAAGAATCACTGTGCGTGGTCTCACAT AACATGGTTGATGACTCATTTTGATATGGATCGGGATAAGCTACACAAAGAGCTCGAGTTCGTGGCATTCCTGCTAGACAGTGATGTATACAACAACACCGCATGGGTGTACAAATCGTTTCTACTCAACAATTATGGGCATATGTTGGAGGACACGACACATGTACAGGCCTATGTATCTGACCTACGGCGGATGCTGGCGTCGCCGTGGAACGAGAGCCTATCGCAGTATTTGGTGGCGACGTACACAATGTTAGATAGGAAGCATAACGGATGCTTGCATCTAGATTCCTGTATTCATGGGT GTCTTGGCGACCTAGCCGCGTGCTCCGTTGCGGCTATTGATTCACGTAGCGAAACCACACCTGCACTTCTTACATTGAAGCGCGAAGTTCTGCGTGACAAGGAACATATAACACAC ATGCTGAACATATGCGATCCACTTCAGTTATGA
- a CDS encoding tryptophanyl-tRNA synthetase family protein, putative, producing the protein MTKYECYFDSALHIIKGAACIAFSLPTGRTTKSISRKSTTAGVMTLCSVKSQPTDSQYTLFNQLIEQKISENGKFRAMLIDRPVAEAVYGDSIYDERVVPANVNKLRLVALEEWNVNASMRDVVKTTGQVGQIDINKLTYKGESQTLLISFVVQPGSDTPDILTETETIGSPAECPPKSMVLPPGEVDMENDTFIELFGLERSSNAAKPANEIDYDKLIREFGCEKITQKQLDRIEKLIKRPVHPYLKRGLFFSHRGLDHLLDAYEKGIPFFIYTGRGPSSDTLHLGHLVPFLFTQWLQEVFQVPVVIMLSDDEKFLFREELEYDKVREMAKENARDIIACGFDPNLTFIYRNTDFIGDLYGISLKMQKKTTFNQVKGIFGFGMSSNIGSIAYPAIEGAAAFCQAYPKLFGHRNDMLCLVPQGIDQDPFFRMTRDLAPRLGFLKPISIHSKFIPSLLGVNCKMSSSVEGSAIFVTDIPAVIRSKIHKYAFSGGRDTAEEHRRLGANLDVDVAYHYLRFFLEDDEELNDIATKYKAGEIMSSAVKDKLVEIVCNIVHDYRCRREQVTDEVLDTFMDPHRECFKKFRRE; encoded by the exons ATGACAAAATATGAGTGCTACTTCGACAGTGCGCTGCACATCATTAAAGGTGCGGCGTGCATCGCTTTCTCTTTGCCTACCGGAAGGACGACCAAGTCGATCAGCAGGAAG AGCACAACCGCAGGGGTCATGACGTTATGTAGCGTCAAGAGCCAGCCGACAGATTCGCAATACACACTGTTCAACCAATTGATTGAACAAAAG ATCAGTGAGAATGGTAAATTCAGGGCCATGCTCATAGACCGTCCGGTGGCGGAAGCTGTATACGGCGACAGTATCTATGACGAGAGGGTAGTTCCGGCCAACGTGAACAA GTTGCGACTCGTTGCTCTGGAGGAGTGGAACGTCAACGCAAGCATGCGCGATGTCGTGAAAACTACGGGCCAAGTTGGCCAAATCGACATCAATAAGCTAACGTACAAGGGAGAGAGCCAGACGCTGCTCATCAGCTTCGTTGTGCAGCCGGGATCCGACACGCCTGACATACTCACTGAAACAGAAACCATTGGGTCGCCGGCAGAATGCCCTCCCAAGTCAATGGTGCTCCCACCTGGAGAAGTGGATATGGAAAATGACACGTTCATCGAGCTATTCGGCCTCGAGCGCAGTTCCAACGCCGCAAAGCCAGCAAACGAAATTGACTATGACAAGCTTATTCGAGAGTTTGGTTGTGAAAAAATCACACAGAAACAGCTCGATCGCATAGAGAAGCTCATTAAAAGACCGGTACATCCTTATCTCAAGCGGGGGCTGTTCTTTTCTCACCGTGGACTTGACCATCTCCTGGATGCATACGAAAAGGGCATTCCGTTCTTCATATACACCGGCCGTGGACCCTCAAGCGACACTTTGCATTTGGGCCATCTTGTACCGTTTTTGTTTACGCAGTGGCTGCAAGAGGTCTTCCAGGTTCCAGTGGTGATTATGCTCTCGGACGACGAAAAGTTCCTATTCAGGGAAGAGCTGGAGTACGATAAGGTCAGGGAGATGGCAAAAGAAAATGCTCGTGACATTATCGCATGTGGATTCGACCCGAACCTAACGTTCATATACCGCAACACCGACTTCATCGGGGACCTCTATGGCATATCGCTTAAGATGCAGAAGAAAACCACGTTCAACCAAGTTAAAGGCATTTTCGGATTCGGAATGTCGTCAAACATTGGTAGCATCGCATATCCCGCTATAGAAGGTGCGGCTGCGTTCTGCCAGGCCTACCCTAAGCTCTTTGGGCACCGCAACGACATGTTATGCCTGGTTCCGCAGGGAATTGATCAGGACCCATTCTTCAGGATGACACGTGATTTAGCGCCTAGATTGGGGTTCCTGAAACCTATATCTATCCATTCGAAGTTCATACCTTCGCTGCTGGGAGTTAATTGCAAAATGAGCTCCAGCGTCGAGGGGTCAGCAATATTTGTCACCGACATCCCGGCAGTGATCCGCAGCAAGATACACAAATACGCATTTAGCG GTGGCCGAGACACTGCTGAGGAGCACCGCAGGCTTGGCGCTAACCTAGATGTGGACGTGGCGTATCATTATTTGAGATTTTTCCTTGAAgacgacgaggagctcAACGACATCGCGACTAAATACAAGGCAGGAGAGATAATGTCTTCTGCAGTTAAGGACAAACTTGTTGAGATCGTCTGCAACATAGTGCATGACTACAGG TGCCGACGGGAACAAGTTACGGACGAGGTTTTGGACACGTTTATGGACCCGCATCGTGAGTGTTTCAAGAAATTCAGGAGGGAGTGA